A DNA window from Thermoplasmata archaeon contains the following coding sequences:
- a CDS encoding glycine cleavage system aminomethyltransferase GcvT has translation MALRTPLYEAHRDAGARLIEFGGWEMPLQYSGIVDEHLTVRRAVGLFDVSHMGKLFVKGEAAHTALNRLSANALPTTPGRARYTHLLRDDGTILDDVIVTCLAPDRYFVVCNAGPRPAVVEWLRARLSGVRLDDSTERMLCLALQGPRAPQLLQRFTSVDLAAIRSFGAAAIDFVPPAPWGSRPRAVPPEIEGWGSRPSDGPANGARGDPSVSAGRAAFLVTRTGYTGEAGFELFPTAAEGAWVWSSLLSAGADVGLKPIGLGARDTLRLEKGYLLSGQDFDGRQTPLEVNSAWLVKWDRPFVGREALEAQRTRDDYPRLVGVRMEDRGIPRHDFAVVSGGSPIGRVTSGTRSPSLRVGIALASVDRDHAAPETRLEVDIRGTPHPARVVPLPFL, from the coding sequence ATGGCGCTGCGGACGCCGCTATACGAGGCGCACCGGGACGCCGGCGCGCGCCTCATCGAGTTCGGCGGATGGGAGATGCCGCTGCAGTACTCCGGCATCGTGGACGAGCACCTCACGGTCCGCCGGGCCGTCGGCCTCTTCGACGTCAGCCACATGGGCAAGCTGTTCGTCAAGGGCGAAGCCGCGCACACCGCGCTCAATCGGCTCAGCGCGAACGCCCTCCCGACGACGCCGGGTCGGGCGCGGTACACGCATCTGCTGCGGGACGACGGCACGATCCTCGACGACGTCATCGTGACGTGCCTCGCCCCGGACCGATACTTCGTCGTGTGCAACGCGGGGCCTCGCCCGGCCGTCGTGGAGTGGCTGCGCGCGCGCCTCTCCGGCGTGAGGCTCGACGACAGCACCGAGCGGATGCTCTGCCTCGCGCTGCAAGGCCCGCGTGCGCCGCAGTTGCTGCAGCGCTTCACGTCCGTCGACCTCGCGGCGATCCGGTCGTTTGGCGCCGCAGCGATCGACTTCGTGCCGCCGGCGCCGTGGGGGTCCCGGCCCCGAGCGGTTCCACCGGAAATCGAGGGGTGGGGGTCCCGGCCGTCGGACGGCCCCGCCAATGGGGCGCGCGGGGACCCGTCCGTTTCCGCTGGACGGGCCGCCTTCCTGGTGACGCGGACCGGCTACACGGGCGAGGCGGGGTTCGAGCTCTTCCCGACCGCCGCTGAGGGTGCCTGGGTCTGGTCGTCCCTCCTGTCCGCGGGCGCCGACGTGGGCCTGAAGCCGATCGGGCTGGGCGCGCGGGACACGCTGCGGCTCGAGAAAGGGTACCTGCTCTCGGGGCAGGACTTCGACGGCCGGCAGACGCCCCTCGAGGTGAACAGCGCCTGGCTCGTCAAATGGGACCGACCCTTCGTGGGCCGCGAAGCGCTCGAGGCGCAACGGACGCGGGACGACTACCCACGGCTCGTCGGGGTGCGCATGGAGGATCGCGGGATTCCGCGGCACGACTTCGCGGTCGTTTCCGGTGGATCGCCGATCGGCCGGGTCACGAGCGGGACGAGGTCGCCGAGCCTGCGCGTGGGGATCGCGCTCGCGTCCGTCGATCGCGATCACGCCGCGCCAGAAACACGCCTCGAGGTCGACATCCGCGGGACGCCGCATCCGGCGAGGGTCGTACCCCTTCCCTTCCTGTGA